Part of the Salinimonas iocasae genome, AGCTTTTTGCTACTCCGTACAAGGATTCGCCCTGTACAGAGTAGCTATATCAAGTGCTAATATAGTTATTAACTTTTACGGCGGATTTGCACTAATCCAGCCATTGATAATGCCATAAGCGCAAATGTATAAGGCTCCGGTACTTCAATGCTGATGTTACGGAACTGAGTAGAGTTACTGCAATTTTCATCATCACAGTCATTCATAAATACAAGATATTGGTATTGACCGTTCAGGGCAGCGGAAAGATCGATGTTAAAGCTTTGCCATGTAGGCGTACCGTTATCTATATTATCAAAATCATAGCGGAAAGCTTTACTTCCCCAGTTCTGGGTACCAGAAAGATTAAAACCAAACACACCGTCATTTCCGCCGATGTTCTTTACAGTATCACCGTCAGCAACCATTACACCACCGATTTCAGAAGGCATACCCGGGCTGTTGTCATCTTGTGAAATGCGCATATCGAAATTAAGTGAGTAAAAACGGTTATCAAGGTTCAGACTGCTCAGTCCAAACAAATTTTCAGTTGAGATATACGTCCAGGCTTCAGTGCCTAAGTCGAGACGGCCGCCATCTATATCAAGAACTGTGTATTCGCCTTTATTTTGATTGGAATCAGATTTGAAATCACCCTGAGCAAAATTTTCGACAATATCAGTTTCAATAACTGCGGAATGAGAGGCAAAGCTTAAAGCTGACAGACCTAATGCAACAAACACGTTTTTCATATTCAATAACCTACAACTTAATTTATCATCCAGATATTACGACATATCCCTGAGACCTACATAAAGCAAACACAATGCCAGAAACGTAAGCTATTGTTTTAAGTAGATTAAATCAGGAACAAAGCAAGAATAATTATCATTGTGTAAAGTAACCCGACAGCGCTATACAGATTTTAAGTAGGGCTTTTTTTGTATTTCTACGAAGTCTTTTAGTTTTTAATTTGTATTAATGAAAAGAGTGTACATTGCTGCAAAGAATAAAATGTAATCATTCACTATAGAAAGCACTCTCAGGCGAAACAAAATCATCAGAACACCACACCTTTCTCAATTATTAATGATGTAAAATCGATTTTTTTACAGTAGAGATGATTACTATTCTATGAACGATATGCAAATGCCCTACTCATAATTTAAAAGTAGACAGTTCACTTTCATGTTTAAGTATTATCTGTGAAAGACAGTGCCGATAACGTTGCAAGCAAGAATTGGAATGCGTTTTTATTTAGAAAAACCTGAAGTGTTTGCGAGAGTTATTG contains:
- a CDS encoding PEP-CTERM sorting domain-containing protein; translation: MKNVFVALGLSALSFASHSAVIETDIVENFAQGDFKSDSNQNKGEYTVLDIDGGRLDLGTEAWTYISTENLFGLSSLNLDNRFYSLNFDMRISQDDNSPGMPSEIGGVMVADGDTVKNIGGNDGVFGFNLSGTQNWGSKAFRYDFDNIDNGTPTWQSFNIDLSAALNGQYQYLVFMNDCDDENCSNSTQFRNISIEVPEPYTFALMALSMAGLVQIRRKS